From the genome of Populus trichocarpa isolate Nisqually-1 chromosome 15, P.trichocarpa_v4.1, whole genome shotgun sequence, one region includes:
- the LOC7462513 gene encoding ABC transporter G family member STR, protein MASRGRSDTNNNLETLLDLDKLANRNGVAPEPRKMMPGNGLEFKNLSYSVMKKQKKDGVWITKEAYLLNDISGQAIRCEIMAIMGPSGAGKSTFLDAIAGRIAKGSLEGSVRIDGKPISTSHMKMISSYVMQDDQLFPALTVFETFMFAAEVRLPPSISRAEKKKRVYELLDQLGLTSTAHTYIGDEGRRGVSGGERRRVSIGIDIIHKPSLLFLDEPTSGLDSTSAYSVVEKVKDIARGGSIVLMTIHQPSFRIQMLLDRITVLARGRLVYMGSPAALPNHLSGFGRPVPDDENSIEYLLDVIKEYDESTVGLDPLVLYQRDGIQPDQVAQTPIRRIPKNLRTLPTSYMKTPLSKYAISLRSQGLSATGTMTSQADSGQFDYNDDDDDEEFDNSLERKSTRTPMSSGVYNPRLASQFYKDFPVWVYHGVKGTPRRAPSWTPARTPGRTPGKTPMNAPRSQPSSRYSTPQHVVPRPKTPVLSIPSLDPYSPSYTESSWDEEEPDEADHGPKFANPWLREVAVLSWRTVLNVVRTPELFLSREIVLAVMALILSSLFKNLGHPSFQDINRLLNFYIFAVCLVFFSSNDAVPTFIQERFIFIRETSHNSYRASSYVISSLIVYLPFFAIQGFTFAGITRFLLHLKSNLFNFWLILYASLITTNAYVMLVSALVPSYITGYAVVIATTALFFLTCGFFLKRLQIPIYWRWLHYLSAIKYPFEGMLSNEFKGLRCYSGKPSELSPGPLGEIRWSQLHNESIAKLEPNCMLVGQDVLFSMDITMDNIWYDIGILLAWGVLYRFFFYLVLRFYSNNQRK, encoded by the exons ATGGCAAGCCGAGGCAGGTCAGATACAAATAACAACCTTGAGACTCTCTTAGACTTGGACAAGTTAGCTAACAGAAATGGAGTGGCACCAGAACCCCGGAAGATGATGCCAGGGAATGGCCTTGAGTTCAAGAACCTATCATATAGTGTCATGAAAAAGCAGAAGAAAGATGGGGTGTGGATCACCAAAGAAGCGTATCTTCTGAATGATATCTCTGGACAGGCTATAAGATGTGAAATCATGGCTATCATGGGGCCTAGTGGCGCTGGGAAATCCACATTTCTTGATGCCATTGCTGGTCGGATTGCAAAAGGGAGTCTTGAGGGATCAGTTCGGATAGATGGAAAGCCG ATAAGTACAAGCCACATGAAGATGATCTCATCTTATGTGATGCAAGATGACCAGCTCTTCCCCGCGTTGACAGTTTTTGAGACCTTCATGTTCGCAGCTGAAGTTAGACTTCCCCCTTCAATTTCCAGAgctgagaagaagaaaagagtcTATGAGCTCCTTGACCAACTGGGTTTAACA AGTACAGCACATACGTATATTGGTGATGAGGGGAGGAGAGGAGTGTCAGGAGGGGAGCGGCGACGAGTGTCTATAGGAATTGACATCATCCATAAGCCATCACTGCTGTTCCTCGATGAACCTACCTCGGGTCTTGATTCTACAAGTGCTTACAGTGTAGTTGAAAAGGTGAAGGACATAGCTCGGGGCGGTAGTATAGTCTTGATGACCATCCACCAGCCATCTTTTAGGATTCAAATGCTCTTGGACCGTATCACAGTTCTCGCAag GGGCAGACTGGTATACATGGGAAGCCCCGCTGCTCTTCCTAACCATCTCTCTGGATTTGGAAGGCCTGTTCCTGATGATGAAAACAGCATTGAGTATCTTCTGGATGTGATCAAAGAGTATGATGAATCAACTGTTGGACTTGATCCCCTTGTGTTGTACCAACGCGATGGCATCCAACCAGATCAAGTGGCACAGACACCAATCCGCAGAATACCAAAAAACCTCAGGACCCTGCCCACTTCTTACATGAAAACCCCTCTATCAAAGTATGCCATCAGCCTCCGAAGCCAAGGATTGTCAGCTACAGGAACTATGACATCTCAAGCGGACTCTGGTCAATTTGATTacaacgatgatgatgatgatgaggaattTGACAACTCCCTTGAACGCAAATCTACTCGCACACCGATGTCAAGTGGTGTGTATAATCCTCGTTTGGCTTCTCAATTCTACAAAGATTTTCCAGTCTGGGTCTACCACGGTGTCAAAGGAACTCCTCGCCGAGCACCATCATGGACTCCTGCGAGAACTCCAGGAAGGACACCCGGGAAAACACCAATGAATGCACCAAGAAGCCAACCTTCAAGCCGATACTCAACACCACAGCATGTTGTTCCTCGTCCAAAAACCCCAGTACTTTCCATCCCTTCGCTAGACCCATATTCTCCTTCTTATACAGAATCTAGTTGGGATGAAGAAGAGCCTGATGAGGCAGACCATGGTCCTAAATTTGCTAACCCATGGCTCCGGGAGGTAGCAGTTCTTTCATGGCGCACAGTACTTAATGTGGTTCGCACTCCTGAGCTTTTTCTCTCGAGAGAGATCGTATTAGCTGTCATGGCACTCATTCTGTCCTCGCTTTTCAAGAACCTGGGTCATCCATCTTTCCAAGACATTAACAGGCTTCTCAATTTCTACATCTTCGCAGTttgtcttgttttcttttcctccaaTGATGCTGTCCCAACATTCATCCAAGAAAGGTTCATCTTCATCAGGGAAACTTCCCATAATTCATACCGTGCTTCCTCCTACGTCATCTCCTCACTCATAGTCTATCTCCCATTTTTCGCTATTCAAGGCTTTACATTTGCTGGCATCACCAGATTCTTACTGCATCTCAAAAGCAATCTCTTCAACTTTTGGTTGATTCTTTATGCATCCCTCATAACTACTAATGCTTATGTGATGCTTGTGAGCGCGCTTGTTCCAAGTTACATCACAGGTTATGCCGTCGTGATTGCAACAACTGCTCTATTCTTCCTCACCTGTGGGTTCTTTCTGAAGCGATTGCAGATACCTATCTACTGGAGGTGGCTCCATTACTTATCTGCAATCAAATATCCATTTGAGGGGATGCTATCAAATGAATTCAAAGGCTTAAGATGCTATTCAGGGAAACCTTCAGAACTTTCACCAGGCCCTCTAGGAGAGATCAGATGGAGCCAGCTGCATAATGAATCAATAGCAAAATTAGAGCCAAACTGCATGTTGGTTGGGCAAGATGTTCTATTCTCCATGGATATTACGATGGACAATATTTGGTATGACATCGGTATCTTGTTAGCTTGGGGAGTTCTTTATCGGTTCTTCTTCTACCTGGTTCTTAGATTCTACTCCAACAACCAGaggaaatga